A stretch of Candidatus Aminicenantes bacterium DNA encodes these proteins:
- a CDS encoding transposase, with protein sequence MVASHFSHTGRPGTDSRLFIDLMLLKYMTGVSDREILESVLENPYMQMFCGFERFVTRRMLDTSTLTRLRKKVGVEFFRDMEERTYRLLIERRIIRAKGMLVDTTVFPENVKYPSDVGSLNMAREWLVKRVTAMGGRLGHRYRTYKCTARKVYLNFTKKKAKRKKTVEKAKRQMLNFVRRLIGQFHDAKTKLSQLSWLALIRINQNPGLNAEVQKAARMEKNKKKHQPTFVYYRLLQGVKNLLAGVKRMFLFRWKRRARKVLLKTTPPMLPFLISPTALTYDMEYGL encoded by the coding sequence CTGGTAGCGTCGCACTTCTCGCACACAGGCCGGCCGGGCACGGACAGCCGGCTGTTCATCGATTTGATGCTGCTCAAGTACATGACCGGGGTTAGCGACCGGGAGATATTGGAGTCGGTGTTAGAGAACCCGTACATGCAGATGTTTTGCGGATTCGAGCGCTTTGTGACGCGCAGGATGCTGGACACCAGCACGCTGACGCGGCTGCGCAAGAAGGTTGGGGTTGAGTTTTTCCGCGACATGGAAGAGCGGACGTATCGGTTGTTGATCGAGCGCCGCATCATCCGTGCCAAGGGGATGCTGGTCGATACCACGGTGTTCCCGGAAAATGTGAAGTACCCGAGTGACGTGGGGTCGTTGAACATGGCGAGGGAATGGCTGGTGAAGCGGGTGACGGCTATGGGTGGGCGACTTGGGCATCGCTACCGCACCTACAAGTGCACGGCTCGTAAGGTATATCTGAACTTCACCAAGAAAAAAGCAAAACGCAAGAAGACGGTGGAGAAAGCCAAGCGGCAGATGCTGAACTTTGTGCGCCGGCTAATCGGCCAGTTCCATGACGCCAAGACCAAGCTGAGCCAGCTGAGCTGGCTGGCGCTGATCCGCATAAATCAAAACCCTGGTTTGAATGCCGAAGTGCAAAAAGCGGCGCGCATGGAAAAGAACAAGAAGAAGCATCAACCGACGTTCGTTTATTACCGGCTGTTGCAGGGCGTAAAGAACCTGCTTGCCGGGGTGAAAAGAATGTTCCTGTTCCGCTGGAAACGCAGAGCCAGAAAGGTTTTACTCAAAACCACCCCTCCCATGCTCCCATTCCTCATCAGCCCAACTGCTCTTACTTATGACATGGAGTATGGATTATGA
- a CDS encoding nucleoside-diphosphate sugar epimerase/dehydratase, translating into MAIQLRFGFTFPKVYRPIFWQWVLAFILAKFLLLYILKLYSFSLRYVGIVEFFRLIKAFFLFFALTEAVNLWLLRVYFPPCSLPSGVVIIDSIISFCLFGFIRLINRLYYEFFLPVKTKGKRTLIVGANFKSERLIKGLRMAKVGLVPLLIIDKHPEKVGNEMYGLPVIDYAQDITRSIRLNRIETALINLPQAEHKEVTEVFNRLKKAGLNDIRIVPRMEEWKESVHQIHTINIEDLLARQAIKIDFQGVSEKLHDKTVMVTGAAGSIGSEIVRKLRELQAQRVIAIDMDESGLFNLQQELLPYLTAGQRFIYVVVSICNRHKMHDLFRVYGPQIVFHAAAYKHVPLMEEFPEEAIRTNVLGTYELTLLAEQYKVEKFVNISTDKAVKPRSIMGTSKRLAEMICQGMNQSSTHFISVRFGNVLGSRGSVVPLFIEQIRRGGPITVTHPDMCRYFMTIPEAVLLVMQAQFLSQGGEVFVLEMGEPVRIVELAQNLIRLNGLEPGKDIEIVFTGLRPGEKIREELLTAEEGVVKTIHNKIFIAKFKKQPAANDLQGVIAELQKAINEPNEIRKIIDRFVQTI; encoded by the coding sequence ATGGCCATTCAATTACGCTTCGGCTTCACTTTCCCAAAGGTGTATCGCCCCATTTTTTGGCAATGGGTCCTGGCGTTTATCCTGGCCAAGTTTTTATTGTTGTATATTTTAAAATTGTATTCCTTTTCCTTGCGCTATGTGGGTATTGTCGAGTTTTTTCGCCTGATCAAGGCGTTCTTTCTTTTTTTTGCTTTAACAGAAGCGGTGAATCTTTGGCTGCTCCGTGTCTATTTTCCCCCCTGCAGTCTCCCTTCCGGGGTGGTCATCATCGATTCTATAATCAGTTTTTGTTTGTTTGGTTTTATCCGCCTGATTAATCGGCTCTATTATGAGTTTTTTCTGCCCGTGAAAACCAAAGGCAAAAGGACCTTGATCGTGGGCGCCAATTTCAAATCGGAGCGCTTGATCAAAGGTCTGCGCATGGCCAAAGTGGGTTTGGTTCCTTTGCTAATTATTGATAAACATCCGGAAAAAGTGGGTAATGAAATGTACGGTCTGCCGGTCATTGATTATGCCCAGGACATCACCCGTTCCATCCGCCTAAACCGAATCGAAACAGCCCTGATTAATCTTCCCCAAGCCGAACACAAAGAAGTGACAGAGGTATTCAATCGCCTGAAAAAGGCCGGGCTCAACGACATCCGTATCGTCCCGCGTATGGAAGAATGGAAAGAAAGCGTCCACCAGATCCATACCATTAATATCGAGGATCTTCTGGCCCGGCAGGCGATCAAGATTGATTTTCAGGGAGTATCCGAAAAATTGCACGACAAAACGGTTATGGTCACTGGGGCGGCGGGATCCATCGGCTCAGAAATCGTACGTAAGCTGCGCGAGCTCCAGGCGCAGCGGGTAATCGCCATCGACATGGATGAGAGCGGTTTGTTCAATCTGCAGCAGGAACTTTTGCCCTACTTGACTGCCGGACAGCGCTTTATCTATGTGGTCGTTTCCATCTGCAATCGTCACAAAATGCATGACCTTTTCCGAGTTTATGGTCCGCAAATTGTTTTCCATGCAGCGGCTTACAAGCATGTGCCGTTGATGGAGGAATTCCCCGAAGAAGCTATTCGGACGAATGTGCTAGGCACTTATGAACTGACTTTGCTGGCCGAGCAATACAAGGTGGAAAAATTCGTCAACATTTCCACCGACAAGGCGGTGAAACCCCGCAGTATAATGGGTACCAGCAAGCGGCTGGCTGAGATGATCTGCCAGGGCATGAACCAATCGTCCACCCACTTCATATCGGTCCGCTTCGGTAATGTCCTCGGCAGCCGCGGCAGCGTAGTGCCGCTGTTTATCGAGCAAATCCGCCGCGGTGGGCCGATCACGGTCACCCATCCGGACATGTGCCGTTATTTTATGACCATTCCCGAGGCGGTGCTGCTGGTCATGCAGGCGCAGTTTTTGAGCCAGGGCGGAGAAGTGTTTGTCCTGGAAATGGGCGAGCCGGTGCGGATTGTTGAATTGGCTCAAAACCTCATCCGACTTAACGGCCTTGAACCAGGTAAGGATATTGAAATAGTATTTACCGGACTCAGACCGGGAGAGAAAATACGCGAGGAGCTTTTAACGGCCGAGGAAGGTGTCGTAAAAACCATTCATAATAAAATATTTATTGCCAAGTTCAAAAAGCAACCTGCGGCGAATGATTTGCAAGGGGTCATTGCCGAGCTCCAAAAAGCTATTAATGAACCAAATGAGATTCGGAAAATTATTGACCGTTTTGTGCAGACCATTTGA